A region of the Deinococcus radiopugnans ATCC 19172 genome:
CGGATCAACCTCATCGGCACCTACAGCCTGCACGGGCGTGAAGAGCGTCTGGAAGTCCGCGAGTTGGAAGGAACGTGCAACGGTGAGCAGGTCATCGCTTATCTGGACACCCTGGCAGCGGACTGTATTCCCGATCGGCTCACCGTCATCGTCCTGGACAATGCTCCCTTTC
Encoded here:
- a CDS encoding transposase codes for the protein MLSVGATWFRRGSGRQFKIPTRWGSSGRINLIGTYSLHGREERLEVRELEGTCNGEQVIAYLDTLAADCIPDRLTVIVLDNAPFPLYRTS